From a single Sediminibacterium sp. KACHI17 genomic region:
- a CDS encoding histone deacetylase — protein sequence MIRIAFDPIYAHPLPEGHRFPMLKYELIPGQLLHEGAITKEHFFTPGLCDESTVLLTHERSYLDKLLHQTLSASEQRRIGFPQSPELTRRELMITQGTIDCCEFAFQQGVALNVAGGTHHAFADRGEGFCLLNDMAVAANNLLHQNKVQKILIIDLDVHQGNGTAKLFENNPSVFTFSMHGAHNYPFHKERSDLDIPLKDGTTGEEYLKTLREILPELIKEVNPDFAFYLSGVDILETDKFGKLKVTLEECKERDRIVFTALQKNNIPVTVAMGGGYSPDVKVIVEAHCNTFRLAADLY from the coding sequence ATGATCCGTATTGCTTTTGACCCGATTTATGCACATCCACTTCCTGAAGGCCATCGCTTTCCTATGCTCAAGTATGAGTTAATACCCGGTCAGCTTTTACATGAAGGTGCCATAACAAAAGAGCATTTTTTTACTCCCGGCTTATGTGATGAATCTACAGTACTCCTCACACATGAAAGATCATATCTTGATAAGCTTTTACATCAGACACTGAGTGCATCAGAACAAAGACGTATTGGATTTCCACAGTCACCTGAGCTCACCCGAAGAGAACTGATGATCACACAGGGAACCATTGACTGTTGTGAATTTGCATTTCAACAGGGTGTAGCACTCAATGTTGCAGGCGGTACCCATCATGCATTCGCCGACAGAGGTGAAGGATTTTGTTTATTAAATGATATGGCTGTAGCCGCAAACAATTTATTACACCAAAACAAAGTCCAAAAAATTCTCATCATTGATCTGGATGTTCATCAAGGAAATGGCACTGCCAAACTTTTTGAAAACAATCCATCCGTATTCACGTTCAGCATGCATGGCGCACATAATTATCCATTTCATAAAGAAAGATCCGATCTCGATATTCCTTTAAAAGATGGTACTACCGGAGAAGAATACTTGAAAACATTGCGTGAGATACTTCCAGAACTGATCAAAGAAGTGAACCCTGATTTTGCATTTTATCTATCGGGAGTAGACATTCTTGAAACAGATAAATTTGGAAAACTCAAAGTCACTCTTGAAGAATGTAAAGAAAGAGACCGTATCGTTTTCACAGCATTACAAAAGAATAATATTCCTGTTACAGTAGCCATGGGAGGCGGATACTCTCCTGATGTAAAAGTGATCGTTGAAGCGCACTGCAATACATTCCGGCTCGCTGCTGATCTTTATTAA
- the pdeM gene encoding ligase-associated DNA damage response endonuclease PdeM: MTAPLLHKIFDQHFWLSPERVLFWEQEKTLIVSDLHFGKTGHFRKSGIAVPQSVYKEDLQRLFAQISFFKAEQLLIVGDLFHSIVNKEMDFFLKWRKDISQLPFLLIKGNHDILPLSWYQDASIEVKNDHHLHQFSFIHDPTESLTTENARFIFSGHLHPGVVVRGMGKQSLRFPCFYFTENQAILPAFSHFSGLAIIEPKKKNQVYAIVNKTILQIQ; this comes from the coding sequence ATGACAGCTCCCCTCCTGCACAAAATCTTCGATCAGCATTTCTGGTTGTCACCGGAAAGGGTTTTATTTTGGGAGCAAGAAAAAACATTGATCGTTTCAGACCTGCATTTTGGCAAAACAGGTCATTTCAGAAAAAGCGGGATCGCAGTACCACAATCTGTCTATAAAGAAGATCTGCAAAGATTGTTTGCACAGATCAGCTTTTTTAAGGCTGAGCAGTTATTGATCGTCGGTGATCTCTTTCATAGCATTGTCAATAAAGAAATGGATTTTTTTCTGAAATGGAGAAAAGATATCTCACAACTGCCATTTCTTTTGATCAAAGGCAATCATGATATTTTACCATTAAGCTGGTATCAGGATGCTTCTATTGAAGTGAAAAATGATCATCACCTTCATCAATTCAGCTTTATTCATGATCCAACAGAATCTTTAACAACAGAGAATGCTAGATTTATTTTTTCAGGTCACTTACATCCGGGTGTTGTCGTACGTGGCATGGGTAAACAAAGTCTTCGTTTTCCTTGTTTCTACTTTACAGAGAACCAAGCCATCTTACCTGCTTTCAGCCATTTTTCCGGGCTTGCGATTATTGAGCCAAAGAAAAAAAATCAGGTATATGCTATTGTAAACAAGACCATTTTACAGATACAATGA
- a CDS encoding head GIN domain-containing protein, with protein MRILLVAMVIVTMANSCTFFGSKRVKGNGNITVEERSGLDANKIHLKGFMDVELTQGATTTVKVEADENLQEYIITEMDHDELVVRMRGNFNFITSERLKVYITTPRLEQLKLSGSGNIVGTNKFTGADQLKLSVSGVGDLKLEANTPELDAKISGSGSLVLSGETRDAKIQISGIGDCNAEALKAENASVKISGSGDVKIFADNKLDVSISGIGSVYYKGEAVVSQKVSGSGDVKRLQQ; from the coding sequence ATGAGAATTCTCCTGGTAGCTATGGTCATTGTAACTATGGCAAACTCCTGCACATTTTTCGGATCCAAACGGGTAAAAGGGAATGGAAATATTACAGTGGAAGAAAGATCCGGTCTGGATGCAAATAAGATTCATTTAAAAGGGTTTATGGATGTTGAACTAACCCAAGGTGCAACTACCACGGTAAAAGTGGAGGCAGATGAAAATCTCCAGGAATATATCATCACTGAAATGGATCATGATGAATTGGTGGTTCGTATGAGGGGAAACTTCAATTTTATCACCAGTGAAAGATTAAAAGTGTATATCACCACACCTCGATTAGAGCAATTGAAATTATCTGGCTCAGGGAATATTGTGGGTACGAATAAATTCACCGGTGCTGATCAGCTGAAATTAAGTGTATCAGGAGTAGGAGATTTGAAATTGGAAGCCAATACTCCGGAGTTGGATGCCAAGATCAGTGGAAGTGGATCTCTTGTACTTTCGGGTGAGACGAGGGACGCGAAAATTCAGATCAGCGGTATCGGAGACTGTAACGCTGAAGCACTGAAAGCAGAAAATGCCTCTGTAAAAATATCGGGTAGTGGAGATGTGAAAATATTTGCTGATAATAAACTAGATGTATCTATAAGTGGAATCGGTTCTGTGTATTATAAAGGAGAAGCAGTGGTATCCCAGAAAGTTAGCGGCAGTGGGGATGTCAAACGTTTACAACAATAA
- a CDS encoding ligase-associated DNA damage response exonuclease, whose protein sequence is MALITFTDQGLYCEAGRFYIDPWRPVDHAVITHAHSDHARWGSGHYLCHHDTLPILRLRLGNINTQSVAWGETVYKNGVKISLHPAGHIIGSSQIRIEYKGEVCVVSGDYKTEPDGISGSFEPVRCDNFITESTFALPIYQWEPQDLLFDKMGKWIQNNQQEGKTSVLIAYSLGKAQRILQAITPVTQNIFVHGAIWNTHKTLQDHGIVLPDVQRVTPDIPKEKFRSSVVIAPPGATESSWMKRFQPYVTAVCSGWMQVRGNFRRNNTDAGFALSDHADWSGLLSAIDATGASKVFVTHGFQSVLSRYLNEKGIEAAEVKTAYGEEETISLIENPDEI, encoded by the coding sequence ATGGCACTCATCACTTTTACAGATCAAGGACTTTATTGCGAAGCAGGTCGATTTTATATTGATCCTTGGCGTCCTGTTGATCATGCTGTGATCACTCATGCCCACAGTGACCATGCCAGATGGGGATCCGGACATTATTTGTGCCATCATGATACGTTACCGATTCTTCGCTTACGTCTTGGTAATATCAATACTCAATCCGTAGCATGGGGTGAAACAGTGTATAAAAATGGAGTGAAAATATCCTTACATCCTGCGGGACATATCATTGGATCTTCACAGATCAGGATTGAATATAAAGGAGAAGTGTGTGTTGTCAGTGGCGATTACAAAACAGAACCGGATGGTATCAGCGGAAGTTTTGAGCCGGTGCGTTGTGATAATTTTATAACCGAATCAACATTTGCGCTTCCTATCTATCAATGGGAACCACAAGACCTCCTCTTTGATAAAATGGGGAAGTGGATACAAAACAACCAACAAGAAGGAAAAACCAGTGTATTGATCGCTTATAGTTTAGGAAAAGCACAACGAATCTTACAAGCAATTACACCCGTGACTCAAAATATTTTTGTTCATGGTGCTATTTGGAATACCCATAAAACGTTACAAGATCATGGCATTGTATTGCCTGATGTTCAAAGAGTAACTCCCGATATTCCCAAAGAAAAGTTTCGGTCATCGGTGGTGATCGCACCCCCAGGCGCTACAGAAAGCAGCTGGATGAAAAGATTTCAACCATACGTGACTGCTGTTTGCAGTGGGTGGATGCAGGTTCGAGGTAATTTCAGGAGAAACAATACAGACGCAGGTTTCGCATTGAGTGATCATGCAGACTGGAGCGGACTGCTTAGTGCTATTGATGCTACCGGAGCTTCAAAAGTTTTTGTTACTCATGGCTTTCAATCTGTTCTAAGCCGTTACCTGAATGAAAAAGGAATAGAAGCAGCAGAGGTAAAAACAGCTTATGGTGAAGAAGAAACTATATCACTCATTGAAAATCCCGATGAGATATGA
- a CDS encoding ligase-associated DNA damage response DEXH box helicase yields the protein MKLTDTHGYKVIADWLSSKGYSPFAFQAEAWEHIFQHHSGLVNAPTGCGKTFSVFLGAVIQFINDHPQTFRSSQKNGLKLLWVTPLRALAKDIGRAMEEAIQEIGISWKVGIRNGDTDTAERQKQKRNMPEVLIITPESLHLLLAQKGYPETFKSLSIVAVDEWHELMGGKRGILVELALSRLVALAHQQKTTLSIWGISATIGNLEQAMEVLLHASKKKGHIIKANIHKPIEVLSVIPDEIEKYPWAGHLGIKLAEKIIPIIEESNTTLIFINTRGMSETWYQTLLNVAPQLAGAIALHHGSIEQELRLWVEEALHTQKLKAVVCTASLDLGVDFRPVDTVIQVGSPKGVARFLQRAGRSGHQPGEISKIYFLPTHSLELIEAAALKKAIGETAIETRDPLVLCFDVLLQYLCTLAISEGFRAHEMFEEIKTTHCFNEMNEQEWQEVLLHITQGGTALQQYDEYRKVEIENGVYRIKSRRIAMRHRMHIGTIVSDAMLKVKLMNGKFIGVIEEWFISRLEPGTVFTLAGRNLELIGIKEMTVTVKPSSSKKSIVPSWMGGRMPLTANLGLMLRKSLDLALTKKAKEPELQALTPLFELQEELSHIPKQNELLIEHIETKDGFHLFVYPFEGRLVHEAMAALLAWRISRKIPITFSFVMNDYGFELLSDQPIPVDDSNVYELFSTENLINDITQSVNAVEMAKRKFRDIAVIGGLIFQGYPGEQKKARHLQSSASLLFKVFSDYEPNNLLLRQAYQEVFDQQMEEVRLRNALSRILNSKIVITFPRQLTPFCFPIKVDSMRENMSSEQLEDRVRKMQQQLQ from the coding sequence ATGAAACTGACTGACACACACGGATATAAAGTAATAGCTGATTGGCTATCCTCAAAAGGATACAGTCCGTTTGCATTTCAGGCTGAAGCATGGGAACATATTTTCCAACATCATTCCGGTCTCGTGAATGCACCGACCGGGTGCGGGAAAACATTTTCTGTGTTTCTGGGAGCAGTTATACAATTCATCAATGATCATCCACAAACATTCAGATCATCCCAAAAAAATGGTTTGAAATTATTATGGGTCACCCCCCTACGTGCACTTGCAAAAGATATCGGCAGGGCAATGGAAGAAGCTATTCAAGAAATAGGCATTTCATGGAAAGTGGGCATCAGAAATGGTGATACAGATACTGCTGAAAGACAAAAGCAAAAAAGAAATATGCCGGAAGTGTTGATCATCACGCCGGAGAGTTTACACCTGCTACTTGCACAAAAAGGATACCCCGAAACATTTAAATCGCTTTCAATCGTTGCAGTAGATGAATGGCATGAATTGATGGGTGGAAAGAGAGGCATACTGGTTGAGTTAGCACTCTCTCGTTTGGTAGCGTTAGCTCATCAGCAAAAGACAACACTATCTATTTGGGGTATTAGTGCCACGATTGGGAATTTAGAACAAGCTATGGAAGTGTTATTACATGCTTCCAAAAAGAAAGGACATATCATCAAAGCCAATATCCATAAACCCATAGAAGTACTTTCTGTAATTCCCGATGAAATTGAAAAATATCCTTGGGCAGGGCATTTGGGTATCAAGCTGGCAGAAAAGATCATTCCCATCATTGAAGAGAGTAATACTACGCTCATTTTTATCAATACCAGAGGAATGAGTGAAACCTGGTATCAAACCTTACTCAATGTTGCCCCGCAATTGGCTGGTGCTATTGCATTACATCACGGTAGTATTGAACAAGAGCTGAGGTTATGGGTAGAGGAAGCCCTTCATACACAAAAATTAAAAGCTGTAGTTTGTACAGCCAGTTTAGATCTGGGCGTTGACTTTCGTCCGGTAGACACTGTGATACAAGTAGGTTCTCCAAAAGGCGTTGCACGATTTTTACAGAGGGCAGGCAGAAGTGGACATCAACCCGGAGAAATCAGTAAAATTTATTTCTTACCTACACATTCTCTTGAACTTATAGAAGCAGCAGCCTTAAAAAAAGCTATTGGTGAAACTGCAATTGAAACAAGAGACCCACTAGTACTGTGCTTTGATGTTTTACTGCAATACCTCTGTACACTAGCGATTAGCGAAGGATTCAGAGCCCATGAAATGTTCGAAGAGATCAAAACAACGCACTGCTTTAATGAAATGAATGAGCAGGAATGGCAGGAAGTGCTTCTACATATTACACAAGGTGGCACTGCATTACAACAGTACGATGAGTATCGGAAAGTAGAAATTGAGAACGGAGTGTATAGAATCAAGAGCAGAAGAATTGCCATGCGACATAGAATGCACATTGGCACTATTGTGAGTGATGCTATGTTGAAAGTAAAATTAATGAATGGAAAATTCATTGGTGTGATCGAAGAATGGTTCATCAGTAGGTTAGAGCCGGGTACAGTCTTTACGCTCGCTGGAAGAAATCTGGAATTGATCGGGATCAAAGAAATGACGGTGACCGTGAAACCTTCCTCGTCAAAAAAATCGATAGTCCCAAGCTGGATGGGTGGACGTATGCCGTTGACCGCTAACCTAGGCTTGATGCTGAGAAAATCACTAGACCTTGCATTGACTAAAAAAGCCAAAGAACCTGAGTTACAGGCTTTGACTCCGTTATTCGAGTTACAAGAGGAATTATCACATATTCCTAAACAAAATGAATTACTGATTGAGCATATTGAAACAAAAGATGGCTTTCACTTATTCGTATACCCATTTGAAGGCAGATTGGTACATGAAGCAATGGCTGCATTACTGGCTTGGCGCATTAGCCGAAAAATTCCGATCACTTTTTCCTTCGTGATGAATGACTATGGTTTTGAACTATTAAGCGACCAGCCCATTCCGGTAGATGACAGTAATGTGTATGAATTATTTAGTACAGAAAATTTGATAAACGATATTACACAAAGTGTGAATGCTGTGGAGATGGCCAAACGAAAATTCAGGGATATTGCCGTGATTGGCGGATTGATCTTTCAAGGATATCCGGGTGAACAAAAAAAGGCAAGACACTTGCAATCTTCTGCATCGCTTTTATTCAAAGTATTCTCCGATTATGAGCCGAATAACTTATTGCTACGTCAAGCATATCAAGAAGTATTTGATCAGCAAATGGAAGAAGTCAGACTCAGAAATGCCTTATCCAGAATTTTAAATAGTAAGATCGTCATTACGTTCCCGCGACAATTAACGCCTTTCTGTTTTCCGATCAAAGTAGATAGCATGAGGGAAAATATGTCCTCAGAACAACTGGAAGATCGTGTAAGAAAAATGCAACAACAGTTGCAATAG
- a CDS encoding MFS transporter yields the protein MNWKERILLILLASVNFTHILDFMVMMPLGNFLMPYFNISPGQFSVIVASYSISAAVSGFAAAFFVDGYDRKKVLLFGYIGFTIGTICCGIAPTYLLLLIARITAGLFGGLIGAQVLSIVADSFPYEKRGQAMGILFSAFSLASIVGVPSALYLAGWLGWHAPFLSIGGLGFIIILLLMRYLPSMSAHIHGERIKPMIMLRNVLTSRVQLVALGLSGTLMLGHFLIIPFLNPYMEFNVGFTDTQRNMIYMVGGIATFITSPLIGKMADKYGKHNTFMFFALVSLIPIFLITNMPAIKYYYVLMVTGIWFVLSTGRGIPAQAIISNVVPAEQRGSFMSFNGSIQQLFSGLASLIAGMIVISKPDHTIVHYSWVGYLSIIIVLASVFIAKKLRGYEQ from the coding sequence ATGAATTGGAAAGAAAGGATTTTATTGATCTTATTGGCAAGTGTCAACTTTACCCACATCCTCGACTTCATGGTCATGATGCCGTTGGGAAATTTCTTAATGCCCTACTTTAATATCTCTCCCGGACAATTCAGTGTGATCGTTGCGTCTTACAGTATCAGTGCAGCAGTATCAGGTTTTGCAGCTGCATTTTTTGTGGACGGATATGATAGAAAAAAAGTGTTATTATTTGGATATATCGGATTTACGATCGGCACTATTTGCTGTGGGATCGCTCCGACTTATTTACTGTTGTTGATCGCAAGAATAACTGCAGGTCTGTTTGGCGGTTTGATCGGTGCACAAGTATTAAGTATTGTGGCAGATAGTTTCCCTTATGAAAAAAGGGGACAAGCGATGGGTATTTTGTTTTCTGCCTTTTCACTGGCCTCTATCGTGGGAGTGCCTTCGGCTTTATATTTGGCAGGATGGTTAGGGTGGCATGCTCCGTTTTTATCGATTGGCGGATTGGGGTTCATTATCATTCTTTTGTTGATGCGTTATCTGCCGTCTATGTCGGCACATATTCATGGTGAAAGAATAAAGCCAATGATCATGCTTAGAAATGTATTGACCAGCAGGGTTCAATTGGTTGCTTTAGGGCTTTCCGGAACTTTGATGTTGGGTCATTTTCTGATCATCCCTTTTTTAAATCCATATATGGAGTTCAATGTAGGATTTACAGATACGCAGCGAAACATGATCTATATGGTTGGAGGTATCGCCACTTTCATTACTTCACCATTGATCGGTAAGATGGCAGATAAATATGGAAAACACAACACGTTCATGTTCTTTGCATTGGTATCTCTGATACCCATTTTTCTGATCACCAATATGCCTGCAATCAAATACTACTATGTATTGATGGTCACAGGTATCTGGTTTGTGTTAAGTACGGGAAGAGGTATTCCGGCACAAGCTATCATCAGTAATGTTGTTCCGGCAGAGCAACGAGGAAGTTTCATGAGTTTCAATGGATCGATCCAGCAATTATTCTCTGGTCTTGCTTCATTGATCGCAGGTATGATCGTTATCAGTAAACCGGATCATACGATCGTACATTATTCCTGGGTCGGATATCTTAGCATCATCATTGTACTCGCTTCGGTGTTTATTGCTAAGAAGCTGAGGGGGTATGAACAATAA
- a CDS encoding ATP-dependent DNA ligase produces the protein MKAFASLVQLLGNATGVHEKLNALSNYFSSTHPKDKVWVIAIFSGRRPKRAVTTSQLKQWCIELTGLQEWLFEECYHTVGDLAETIGLLLPSSSSPKDPLPLHYYIDQLIHLQNSDDDQKKAFITTTWQTLSRDELFVFNKLITGGFRIGVSQKMMVNALAKATQLDPSLVAYKISGNWDPQKISFENLLFADSDHKDDSKPYPFYLAHALDETLNDLGAPSEWQAEWKWDGIRGQIIKRNGTHYVWSRGEELMTDKFPEYLSFIPAIPDGTVLDGEIMPVKDRLPLPFSILQTRIGRKTITKKQLQDAPVGFFAYDVLEWEGQDIRHLPTIQRRTLLEQLLYNFKDHPTLFLSPSIEFTVWDELTAIRSNARTNYAEGLMLKRKSGPYQVGRKTGDWWKWKIDPLVIDAVMIYAQKGHGRRSNLYTDYTFAVKDGDKLVSFTKAYSGLTDKEFAQVDAFVKNNSIEKFGPVRTVKPELVFEIAFEGIAASNRHKSGVALRFPRINRWRTDKKPDEINTLDDLKQLLAVYGK, from the coding sequence ATGAAAGCTTTTGCATCATTAGTTCAACTCTTGGGTAATGCAACAGGTGTTCATGAAAAACTGAATGCACTATCTAACTATTTTTCATCGACGCATCCTAAAGACAAGGTTTGGGTCATTGCGATATTCAGTGGCAGAAGACCCAAAAGAGCAGTCACAACTTCGCAACTCAAACAATGGTGTATTGAATTAACAGGCTTACAAGAATGGCTTTTTGAAGAATGCTACCATACTGTTGGTGATCTCGCAGAAACGATCGGATTACTACTCCCCTCTTCTTCCTCCCCAAAAGATCCGCTTCCATTACATTATTATATCGATCAATTGATCCACTTACAAAACAGTGATGATGATCAGAAGAAAGCATTCATCACAACAACTTGGCAAACATTAAGCAGGGATGAATTATTTGTCTTCAATAAATTGATCACTGGCGGATTTAGGATCGGAGTATCACAAAAAATGATGGTGAATGCTTTAGCTAAAGCCACACAATTAGATCCATCACTGGTTGCATATAAGATCAGTGGCAATTGGGATCCACAAAAAATCAGTTTTGAAAACTTACTATTCGCTGACAGTGATCATAAAGATGATTCAAAACCTTATCCATTCTACCTTGCACATGCATTGGATGAAACATTGAATGACTTAGGAGCTCCTTCTGAATGGCAGGCAGAATGGAAATGGGACGGAATACGTGGTCAAATCATCAAGAGAAATGGAACACATTATGTGTGGAGTCGAGGAGAGGAATTAATGACAGATAAATTCCCCGAATACCTATCCTTTATCCCTGCTATTCCGGATGGTACAGTATTAGACGGAGAGATCATGCCAGTAAAAGACAGACTACCACTTCCGTTTAGCATTTTACAAACAAGAATTGGCAGAAAGACCATCACAAAAAAACAATTACAAGATGCACCTGTAGGTTTCTTTGCTTATGATGTGTTGGAATGGGAAGGACAAGATATCAGACACTTACCAACTATACAGAGAAGGACTTTATTGGAACAACTACTCTATAATTTTAAAGATCACCCTACGCTTTTTTTATCGCCATCCATTGAATTTACAGTTTGGGATGAGCTAACTGCAATTCGTTCTAATGCCAGAACAAATTATGCAGAAGGATTAATGCTCAAAAGAAAAAGTGGTCCCTATCAAGTGGGAAGAAAAACCGGAGACTGGTGGAAATGGAAGATCGATCCTTTGGTCATAGATGCAGTGATGATCTATGCGCAAAAAGGACATGGCAGAAGAAGCAATTTATATACTGATTACACTTTTGCAGTAAAAGATGGTGATAAGTTGGTAAGTTTTACAAAGGCTTATTCCGGTCTAACAGATAAAGAGTTTGCACAAGTAGACGCGTTTGTAAAGAATAACTCTATCGAAAAATTTGGTCCTGTAAGAACAGTAAAACCCGAACTTGTATTTGAAATCGCTTTTGAGGGAATTGCTGCATCCAACAGACATAAGAGTGGTGTTGCCCTGAGATTCCCAAGGATCAACAGATGGAGAACTGATAAAAAGCCTGATGAAATCAATACTTTAGATGATCTAAAGCAGCTCTTGGCTGTGTATGGAAAATGA
- the guaA gene encoding glutamine-hydrolyzing GMP synthase produces MTEKILILDFGSQYTQLIARAVREANVYCEIIPFHKPFQYEAGLKGIILSGSPFSVNEENAPNVDIATMISKLPVLGVCYGAQLTAKNFGGRVDKSNKREYGRAKMEVLKEDQLLMGVANGSQVWMSHSDSIVALPDGFEITAVTESIPVAAFKKNGTDTCPLYGIQFHPEVYHSTEGKKIIKNFLVNICGCSQDWTPASFVHETVEQLKQQIGDHHVIMALSGGVDSTVAATLISKAIGNRLHGIFVDNGVLRKDEFKQVLDTYKTIGLNVTGIDASQRFYDEFKDKTDPEAKRKVIGRLFIDVFQEEAKKVSGVKFLGQGTIYPDVIESVSVHGPSQTIKSHHNVGGLPDTMHLDLVEPLRYLFKDEVRKVGLELGIPADMINRHPFPGPGLAIRILGEVTAEKVALLQAADDIYIKALKSFDLYKDVWQAGAILLPVKSVGVMGDERTYEFTVALRAVTSVDGMTADWAHLPYEFLAHVSNEIINNVRGINRVVYDISSKPPATIEWE; encoded by the coding sequence ATGACAGAAAAAATCCTCATTCTTGACTTTGGCAGTCAGTATACCCAACTAATAGCCAGGGCCGTTCGTGAAGCCAATGTGTACTGTGAGATCATCCCTTTTCATAAACCCTTTCAATATGAAGCGGGTTTAAAAGGTATTATTTTAAGCGGATCTCCATTCAGCGTCAATGAAGAAAACGCACCCAATGTTGACATTGCCACAATGATCAGCAAATTACCTGTACTAGGTGTATGCTATGGCGCACAGCTGACCGCCAAGAATTTTGGAGGAAGAGTAGATAAATCCAATAAGCGTGAATATGGTCGTGCAAAAATGGAAGTGCTAAAAGAAGACCAATTATTAATGGGTGTTGCCAATGGATCTCAGGTCTGGATGAGTCACAGCGATTCCATTGTGGCTTTGCCTGATGGATTTGAGATCACAGCCGTTACTGAAAGCATTCCTGTTGCAGCCTTCAAAAAAAATGGAACAGATACCTGTCCATTATACGGTATTCAATTTCATCCGGAAGTATATCATTCAACTGAAGGAAAGAAAATCATCAAAAACTTCCTGGTGAATATCTGTGGATGTTCACAAGACTGGACACCCGCTTCTTTTGTACATGAAACAGTAGAACAACTCAAACAACAGATCGGTGATCATCATGTGATCATGGCATTGAGTGGTGGCGTTGACAGTACCGTTGCCGCAACCCTTATCAGCAAAGCCATCGGAAATAGATTACACGGAATATTTGTAGACAACGGTGTACTGAGAAAAGATGAATTCAAACAGGTATTGGATACCTATAAAACCATCGGATTAAATGTAACCGGTATTGATGCCAGTCAACGTTTTTATGATGAATTCAAAGACAAAACAGATCCCGAAGCCAAAAGAAAAGTAATTGGCCGCCTATTCATCGATGTATTTCAGGAAGAAGCGAAAAAAGTATCGGGTGTTAAATTTCTCGGACAAGGTACGATCTACCCTGATGTTATCGAAAGCGTGAGCGTACACGGTCCTTCTCAAACCATTAAATCACATCACAATGTGGGTGGGTTACCTGATACCATGCATTTGGATCTGGTTGAACCCTTGCGTTATCTATTCAAAGATGAAGTAAGAAAAGTAGGATTGGAACTTGGCATACCAGCTGATATGATCAATCGTCATCCATTCCCAGGTCCGGGCTTGGCTATCAGAATTTTGGGAGAAGTCACAGCTGAAAAAGTTGCATTGTTACAAGCTGCCGATGATATCTACATCAAAGCATTGAAATCATTTGATCTTTACAAAGATGTTTGGCAAGCTGGTGCTATTCTACTTCCTGTTAAGAGCGTAGGGGTAATGGGTGATGAAAGAACTTATGAATTTACCGTTGCACTTAGAGCTGTAACCTCAGTTGATGGCATGACGGCTGACTGGGCTCATTTACCTTACGAATTCCTTGCACATGTTTCAAATGAGATCATTAACAATGTGAGAGGTATTAACAGAGTGGTATATGATATCAGTAGTAAACCACCTGCTACCATTGAATGGGAATAG
- a CDS encoding DUF2256 domain-containing protein has protein sequence MKDFKGNKSCLPSKICVTCQRPFSWRKKWEKVWEDVKYCSERCRKQLKASSTQPQAMRR, from the coding sequence ATGAAAGATTTCAAAGGAAATAAATCTTGTTTACCATCCAAGATCTGTGTAACCTGTCAACGCCCTTTTTCTTGGCGAAAAAAATGGGAAAAGGTTTGGGAGGATGTCAAGTATTGTTCTGAAAGATGTAGAAAACAACTGAAAGCCTCAAGCACCCAGCCTCAGGCTATGAGGAGATAG